DNA sequence from the Vanrija pseudolonga chromosome 7, complete sequence genome:
TAGCCAACAAAGGTGAAGATAAAGTTGAGGGCAACGTAGGCGAACACCTGGGGGGTCAGCTCCTGTGGGTGAAGTGAACGTGGCACTCACCCCGATCGCCTGCACCCTAGTCGGCACCGAGAGCCAGCCCCAGCCAACGCTCTGGTTGTGGCGGTAGCCAaaggccgccggcgtgccaATGTGCTTCCTGTACCAGGTGTTGAGCCTCGCACCGAGCGATgagtcgtcggccgcgacagCAGCGTACccgtcctcggggtcggctgCCTGGGCCTTGTGGCTAAAGTGTCCAACGGCGCGGTTGATcatgttgacgacgacgatcgcGCCAAGAAGGATGTACAGCGCCCAGCCGAACGCGTGGTCGTACACCTCTGTCTGGGGGAAGTCGAGCTGGGTGCGGTACGCATTGTTAAAGTTGAGCTGCGTGCCCGATACGGTCTGGTTCCAGATCGTGGCCTTGCTGCGCGCGGTCGTGACGTCGATCTTGGCGATGGCGCTGTAGTTGGTCATGGCGCGGTAGTAGTTTGGGTCTGGGTTGATCGGGCCGGGGCCGTACAGGATAAAGTTCTGGTTGAAGCGCGCATAGTTCTCGTCAAACGTGTCCTTGCAGTACGTGTCGAGGCAGTAGACCGCCGAGGTCATCCACCAGCGCGACGCGAGCCGCTCGGCAAAGTAatcgtcgagcgtctcgttGAAGTCGCCAAACTCGAGGccctgcagcagcacctgGCACCCGAGGTATCCGATGCCGGTCACCTTGGTCGTGGGGGTGATATccgcgcgggcgaggggcgcggcggcgccagcagccagcgcggcgaggagggcgaggcgcaTGGTGGTGGTTAGTCGTGGGCGAGGACAGCAGCGGGAGAGGCGGGGCAGAATGCCTCAACACCAGTCTTAAATGCCTCGGAAGCGGGTCATGGGGGTTGCATCTCGCAGTACCCGGTGACTGCGAGCTACGTGACCGAGCCCAGCTCCAATGGCAGGCGGCGCAAACGAACTTTTTCGTGGTCAGCTCTACCACCACTACAACACACTGCTGCGAGCGCACGCATATCAGATATGCGACGTCCCTGACTGGCTGCCACACCCAGGTCGGCCGAACGCGCCAAGAGGCGTGGCTGATCTTAATCTGGCTTCTTGGGTGCAAGCCCTGCGGGGCTACCGAAGGCGCAAAGTCGCGCTAGGAAGGATGCATGCGCAGTCCGGTTGGTGGAGGGGCCCGcccgctgctcctgctgcgtCCACCAgcccccctcgcctcgcggTGAGTGACGTCCACTCGGCCGACTGCCGATCCACACCATCGCCATAAGCGGGCACCGACACCCCATGTGACTATCCCGCGGGCCGTGACTCGCAGCGCGTGATGCGAGGCGTCCTACAGGTCGGCCGAggggggcggtgggtggaggaggtgagcTGCGGTGGTCGACGTTGCATTGAccgggtggtggaggtggttgtggtcgtcgtggtggaAAGGAGATTTAGTACGACTGCGCTGGCGCCAGGTGTAGGCGTAGGAGAGGAGAGCTGGCGGCTGTCATTCTCCGAGCTTGCCCTGGTCAGAGTGCcgtgcagcgagcgagtgccATCAGATATCCCCTTGACGATCAGGCGCTCAGCGCGCTCCTCCTACCGTGCGCATCAGAAAGTCAGTCCCATCAACAAACAACAAACAGCAGCCTTGAACCCGGCCCGATAATATAGCCCGAAGCACGCACCCAGACCCGTcggccagcggcagcgacctcgCTTCCCGCCAGGCGAATAGTCTTTGCCCAAGTGTCGAGTCGAGCAAGCAACGCCGACTTTTTTGTCTTGGCGTTATCTGATTGGGACTGCGAGTCGGTCGGGACGTGCCGAGCCGACtgagccgacgccgccagtgAGTGCGAGGGTCTGGGCCTGGCCAGGCCAGCCGACCggccggcgctgcggcggcgtgcactGTCGGCGCTGGGGCGTGGTGCAAACGCCGGTCGGCGGAGACGATgaaggcaggcaggcatgAGCGCCGCAGGGCCGGAAgacggcgtgcccgtcgGTCGGCGTGAGCACCCTGTGTCAGCCGGCACCCGTGGGGCCTGCGGACGGACCGAATGTGGCTGCGGACACGGACTCGCCAACGGCCCACTACCATCGTGAGAACAGGCTGGCTGTGATCGGCTAGCTCTGCTTGCGCAGCGATGCGATGGCGACAGCACGCAAGAAGGGTTGTGAGTGAGCTGGTGGTCGTGTCGGCCTAAGTAAGTTGTGCCATGAGTCTTTCGGCCTACGGTGCAAGTGCAGACCAACGACGCAAGATGGAGGAGTCTTTGCTCGGTCGATCGTGTCGTCGCCCCCGGCGGCAACTACACCATCATGGCCATGTCGCATCCTCTcatcctccctccctccgtCGTATTTGtatctcgtcgtcgagcatgcgtccaccaccacgcaaccccaccccacccggGGCACGTGCAGCGTCTGTCGGCCCCACCCCGCCTTTccccgcggcgagcaggaTATCTACACCATCGCACATGCCCGAGACTCACACGCCTCGACGGTTGGCTACTGACTGACACGGCTACCTCGCTGTTGGTCCCGCAATAGCTCCAGCTCTACTGTGCTGCAGCGTAGCTGAGTCGTCGGACCGACCGGCATTTAGCAATTTATCAGCATCCACACGGGCGCCTGCCTACACGGCCATGTCCGACGACGTTTGTGGCTACATCCATccgacctgcctgcctcgaaACGAGACGGTGAACACTGCCCGTCCGGACGCTCGCCGgatgtcgttgtcgtccgCTCCGCATGCATGACGCGCCGCGTTCAGCGGCATTGGCATGCACACGGCTCCACGTGAACTCGGGCAGAAGGTCTCCCTCCCTCACTCGTTTGACGGTTGGCACCCACGCTGTACACAGGTGCCCAATTTACCACTCGGAAGGTTTGTGGCCATATCCGACAAGCGGGCCGGCCAACCGGGCGAGATGAGTGGCTGCCTTTCGACACGGTTACACCGTCCATTTCTCACTAACGAGGAGGTAGCGAGCGAGTgtggagcgagcgagcgagcgagtcgaggtgCAACACGGAACAGAACGACAAAGGCCTGTACTGTTCGTTCTCACTGAGCGCCATGACATCCTCAATACCGCAGCCTGCCGTCGCGACCAACGACATGGAACGCACGCTCAGCATGAGCACGACAGCGACGATCGTAAACGActccaaccaccaccacctcgccccgcATGCCCGcagacaccaccaccaccaccgcacgccgtcgcccgtcccgccggtgccggcgcccgACGTCGTGTCCTTCTTCGaccccgcgtcggcgggcggcggcggcccgctCGTGCGCATCGCCACTGCGCACTCTGAGCGCGAGAGAGAACAGCAGCGCCGTGCAGGCGGAGGTGCCTTGGGCATGACGCCCATGCCTGATGGCAGTGTGGCGCCTGCGGAGAAGACGACGCGGGGCGAGGAGCCCGCCGCTGGAGGCATGGCCGCGtccatcgacgacgagaagaacctcggcgccgacgccgaacaAGCCAAacctgacgacgacgcatgCGACGAGTGCGCCtccaacgacgccgaggagcacgtcTACCCGGACGGCGGGTAcggctgggtggtggtcgtgtgcTGCCTGACGCTGAGTGCGCTCACCAACGGGTGGGGCATGAACTATGGCGTGTGGCAGCAGGTGAGCGCGAGGCTACGGGGCTACATAAGGCTAACCACAACCGCAGTACTACGCCGACAGCCCAAAATACTCGCACTACCCCAacgcggtcgtcgcgctcatcggAAGCCTGCAGGGCTTGGTGGGTGCTTTGCCTAGACAGTGGCTGACGTTAGACGATCAACATGATGGCGTTTAtcggcgggcgagtgggcgacCAGTTCGGCTTCAAGGTAAGCTGGCATCCACTATGGGACTCTTCCCgtgcccgctcgctcgctaaCGCTAGCTCCCTCTCACAGCGCGTCCTCATCATCGGCGCCGTCAtctgctggctggcgctcTTCTCCGCAGCCTTCAGCCACAACCTCGCCTCCCTAGTCGTAACACAaggcctgctcctcggcgcggggcagGGCATGATCGTGCCGCTGTTCATGAGCCTCCCGTCCCAGTGGTTCTTCaagcgccgcggcctcgcgtCGGGGatcacgctcggcggcgcggggctggggggcggcgtgtcgacgcTTGTTGTGCGGCGGCTTCTCACGGCCGTGGGTGGGGACAAGACACTACTGTGAGCTTGACTTGCCTGGTCCTACTGCATGTGCCCGCTCACACCGCCAGCATCTACTCGTTCATCAACCTCGTCTTCATGGCCATTGCCATCGGGCTCATCCGCACGCGCCCGCACTCGCCAGAGGCGCAAGCCACGCGCGGGCCATGGATCAACCGCGCCGTGCTCTCGCGCTCCGAGTTCTGGGCGATCGCGCTGTCGCTGTTCGTCGGCGTGATAGGGTACGGCGGGCCGTTCGTCTTCCTCCCGCAGTGGATGAGCCTGCACTTCCCCACCCTGTCCCCGGGGCAGGTGACGGTCCCGCTCACGATCATGGGGTTCACGGTGTGCGTCGGCCGCTCGGGCGTGGGCCTGGTGGCAGACTACATCGGCCCGATGAACACGTAcatcctcgtgctcgtcttCTCCGGCGTGACGCAGTACGCGCTCTGGCTGACCGCCAAGAGCTTTGCCGCCGCGTGTGTCTTTGGGCTGATgtacggcctcgtcgcgcccggcTATCTCGGGCTGCTGCCTCAGATCGTCGTGACCGTCTTTGGGCCcaacgcgctcgcgtcgaATGTGGGGTTACTGTTGTTGTTCGCCGGCCCAGGCATGGTCGtgtccgccgcgctcggTGGCGCAATGTTCGACGCGACGGGGCGCACCGACATGAAGTGGATGATTGTCGTCATGGGCGGGCTGCAGATCTTTGCCGGGGTGCTGGCGTGCTGGGCACGTGTCAAGGCCAGCCGGGCGGTGTGGGCCAAGATATGAGCGGCAGCCcctcgccagcagcagctacAGGCTCGACTGTATACATTGCATTATAGCTGTATCATACATCAATGGACATTGTGTTGGATCTAGTTGGAGGTGGGGGATGGGCGGTGAGGCCACGGGGTCGTACTAGCACACGACGGACGGTATGCGCAAGCTGTGGGCCGCCTCGTCTGTAGCAGGCCATCGGGCGATGCATACATCACGCATGATGCACGGCCCCCGCTCGCGTCGACAGCTGCCGGCCCAGTCGTATCGACACGCGGCGGCATAACACGAAGTGCCACAAACCCGGCACCGCCATTTGACTTggccgcccccaccaccacgcgctGGATATATCAGATTGCACCGATATCGCGGTGCTCGCTCGGGGGGTTCGCTCACGCGGCGCTGATGGAGCAGAGTGCGCGGAGTGGGAGATTGAGTGGTGCTTGCTGGGACGGCGCTGATGGCGAGTTGGCAATCGActcgcggcgcggggcgactTTGGTCCGGGTGAGTCCAAGGCCACGTGGCATGATGTCACCGAGTACCGAGTTTTTGGTTGTGTTTGTGGGTGGGTGCTTGAAGTGTGTATGCATCGAGGCAGGGAGGACTCGAGTTGTGCTGCCGGTACTGCTATGCACATGGCCAATGTGCGAGGGCtagcacgccgagctgcaggctCAAGAGCCCGTTGACAGCCagtcctcgaggtcgagccgcAGTAGTAGTGACCGAGTGCCAAGAACGCCGCACGCCACCCAACTCGCTCGACTTgaccgcccccaccaccatctcATCATCTCACCATCGCCCACCATGCCACCAcgcaccccaccaccacagtcCATGATCCTCCccaccctcgccccgcccgacgtcgacgactcgACACGACAGAACTGGACCGACCCCTCGGGGCGGACATACGAGGTCGTCTACCCCAACCCGGCGCGGATCCCTTTCCGCTCACCGGGCATCTCCATCCTGGAACTGCCCTACCCACCGACTATGGATCTCTCCGGGTTCAGGTATAAATGCAAGTCTGTCACCTTGTGAGCTGTCTAACACCAGTGCGGCAGGGCCAGGAGACGCCGTTCAGGTTCTACCCCGCCGGCTatatcgacgacgacgacgaggggcacATCTACTGGCCGCCGTTTGACGCGCGTTTGATGCTCTCGCACAAGGACAGGCGCGTCCTCCCTCAGGACGTTGATCTCCTGCAGCACCGCACCGGCTTCTCGTGCAGGCAGCAGAACCCAAACTACCGTGAGCTTGTGTGTTCGTGGGTAAGCCTCACGCGCAGTGAGCTTTTTAGGCCCCATACCCAAAGAGTGCGACGTCGGGCCGAGCCTCATCGCGTTCAAAGTCCCGTGCGTATCTCAGTCGTGGGCGGGCTGACCCGCCAGCAAGACGCTGAAGAACGCAAACGACGGCTACTTCTTCCGGTTTGCCAACGTGTCCGACCCGTCGAGTGCGTCGAGTGCTGCGGGCCATGCTGATGCCAGTCACGTACTACGAGACGGCGACGTTCCCGATCTTCACTGAGCACATTACGGACCCCCGGGACGCGCTGCTTGCGGCcttgctcggcgtcggggtgtTCTTCATGCTCCTCGTTGGTGCTTTCCGGCTGGCTGCACGCGAGCAGCGGACGGGATCTGTGGCGATCTAGGAGTGGATGGAGGGTCAGTAAACACACGGTGCCGTCATTGGTCTTGCCAGGGCTCACGAGGCGACGTTGGATCTCACGTCTGACGTTGGAatgtgtggtggtggatgacGTACGGTATCGCATCCAGTGCCTATCACTCGCTTGTATCCCATTTCCGTCGCATGCAACATCTCTTGCCTCTGCACTCTGCACACTCTCTCTCAACATGCTTGACAACCTAGCATCCACCGTGTCCGACACTGGTACGTCCCCCCTCCACCTGCGCGCAGCTGACACATCGCAGGCGCCTACATCActggcgagctgctcgccgtcaaGAAGCCCAAGCACTCCAAgcacccccaccccgacccgccggccccgccaGCCAACTACGACGTCCCCATCGCGATCGGCACGGTCGTGatcatcgccgtcgcgggcATCATCTACGTGCTCGCGATCgcgtaccgccgccgccgcgagggcgtcATCCAGCTCCCCGCTTCGATGGGATGAGTCGTGTCGCTCGCTTGTTGCGCTTCCGCAGTTCCCACGCCTCGCATGATGTATCGATACACACGCCCCGCACTCGGAACCTTCCACAGGTTTCATTGACACGAACTTACTTAACTACTTAGAATACTTATCGTTGGCTTTTGAGTTTACTCATCGCTTCCTTGGGGATGCGGGCTCCAACGGCCGCTCCACCAGGCTAACTACTTAGGTGTTATGCTCGGACGCCAGCTTAAGCAGCACCGAACTTGATAcgctcgaggaaggcgcggATGAGggcggccacctcgtcgacgtgcgtCTCGAGCAGGAAGTGGCCCCCGTCAAGGAGgtgcacctcggcgtcggcggcgtcgcgcttgaatgcctccgcgccggccggcacgaaGATCTCGTCGCCCGCTCCCCAGACCGCGAGGACAGGCACGCGCGAGTCGCGCAGCCAGGCCTGGAACTGGGGGTACAGGCCTACGTTGTTACGGTAGTCGTAGAACAGCGACACCTGGGTGTCGGCGTGGCCCGCGAGGTTCTGGTAGTAGTCGAGCGTGTACGTGGCCGGGTCGATccggtcgaggcggtcggcgggCGTCCCGTGGCCGGTGTACTGGGCCTTCGTCGCCTCGAGGGTGAGCACGCCAGCAagtggcgcgagcgcggcgtcgaacgccggcgtgccgcgCTCGGTCGCCCAGAGCGCCTTGACGGGCGCCCAGAAGTCGCCCAGGCCCTCGGTGTACGCGTTGCCGTTCTGGCTGATAAGCGCCGTGATGGCGCCAGGACGGCGGAGGGCGAAGCGCagcgcggtcggcgcgccaTAGTCGAAGATGTACACCGCGAACGTCTTCACGCCCAGTGCGTCGACGAacccctcgagcgcgtcggccaggTCGCTGAAGGTGAGGTTGGACGAATCGCCGTGCACGACTGTGCTGCCAAAGCCTGGCAGGTCGGGCGCGAGCACGTGGTACTTGTCGCTCAGGCACGGGATGAGGTGGCGATACTGGTTGGACGAGGTGGGGAAGCCGTGCAGCAGGAtgagcgtcggcgcggtgcggtCCCCGGCTTCGGCGTACGCGAGGTCGATGCCCTGccggacggcgaggtggacggaGTGGTAGGTCGTGGTGGACATTGCTGCTATGGCGGGGGGTGCTATGGCTTTGGATGCTGTGGTGCTCGTTCTTGTCTTGATTCTGGAGATTGCCAGCTGGCTTAAGTACCATTCTCgagcccacctcgccacACGCAGtgccacgccgcgctcgatgTCGTCAGAAGCAGTAGTGGGGAATGTGGAGGCGGACCATCTCCCCCAGATGAGTCATCCGCGTCACGGACCAGCATCAAGGATATCAACGACACTATATCAGTGCACTACGGCGCGTCATCTCTCTCGGTGTGGGAGGGCTCCGCACCGAGGAGGGCGATATGGGTGACTGAGATaacgggcgggcggggccgacgtggggatggtgggtgggagcggggtgccggcgccgtaGCGGCGCGGCTCGATACGAGCCTGTCGGTGTCTGTCGTCATGCCGCGTTGCGGCGTTGCGAGTCTACCCCGTCTGGTCCTGGTCAATACCAGTGAGCATGAGTACAGAGGTGAGATGGTGAGCAGAGCGGCTGAGCAAGCATCAAGCTGTCGGCCACTTCGGCGTCCTCCGTCACTGACGTCACTGACGCCGATGCACCATGCGGGTCCACCTCGAACCACCAAGCTCTGGCTGGGCAGGGCACTCCTCTACTCACCGCATCACACTCGACTTGTCTTGCTCTTGTGCCCACTACACAGCACGAGACAATGCGcgcccacctcctcgcgctgcttctgCCCCTCGCGGGCGCCTTCCGCATCCCCTTcgcggacgaggtcgacTCGTTCGCCAgcctgctcgtcgacgagacgcacggcggcgcagacACGGTCCTCTCCCCGGCGAGCGACATCACGCTCGAGTCCATCACCGACGACTTCCATGTGCTCGTGAGCGCCGAGCACCCGCGGCACAAGGTGCGTATCAAGTCGACCACGGGGTGGTGCGACCCCCATGCGAGGTCGTACTCGGGCTACCTCGACGTAGGGTACGGCAAGGAGCTGTACTTTGCCTACTTCGAGTCGCGGCGCGACCCGTCAAGCGACCCAGTGATGATGTGGATCAACGGCGGGCCTGGAGGATCGTCCGCAATGGGCCTGTACGGTGAGCTCGGCCCGTGTACCGTCAACCCCGGGGCCAAGAACCTCAACGACACCACGCCGAACCCGCACTCCTGGAACAACGAGGCCAACATTTTCTTCCTCGACCAGCCTATCAGCGTCGGCTTCAGCCACGCGCATAATGGCCAAGAGGTATCCAACACCCCCCAGGCGGCGAAGGACGTCGTTGCGTTCATCCAGattgtgcgtgtgtgcgtggggTGCAGCTGATGCCAGTTCTTCGAGACgttcaaggagctcgaggggcGCGCGCTCCATCTCTCCGGCGAGAGCTACGGGGTGAGTGTCGGTCGTTGGGCAGAGCTGACACACAGGGCCGATACCTCCCCGTGTTCGCCAGCGCGGTGCACGATGCCAACGCTGGtcttgtcgccgccggcaagacGCCGATCAACCTCCAGTCCGTGCTCATTGGCAACGGCCTCCCCGATCTCTGTAAGTGCCTCCAGTGAAggctcgctgacgccagactCCATGCTCGAGTCCTTCCAGCCATTGGTGGGCTCCACGTTCTACCGGCGCTGACACCCAGGGATGCACACCGCAGGAAGGCGTCAACGGCACCATCCTCAACATTGAGCAATGCATTGCGCTTCGCTCCAACACCGCCAAGTGCCTCCAGCTGTCGACCAAGCACTGCCTCGACACCCACGACCCCGTCGACTGCGGCATCGCGTTCGACTACTGCATGATCCAGGTGTTCTCCGCATCCACCTGGGTCCACCTCAACCCGTATGACGCGCGGCTGCACTGCTTCCCCGGCGAACCTGGCTGCTATGCTTTCATGTTGGTGGAGTTCACGAGCTGTGTCTTGACACCCCCCGCAGGTCTGACATCGAGAAATATCTCAACCTCCCCGACGTCCAGCTCAAGCTCGGTATCCCAAAGGGGTACAAGTACTCGATGATGacgcccgagctcggcgcgcgcttcttcCTCCAGCAGGACTGGACGTACAAGACGTGGGAGTatgtcgccgagctgctcgagcgcggcgtgcgcgtcctCAACTTTGTCGGCATGGTCGACTGGGTGTGCAACCACATCGGACAGGAGATCTGGATCGAGAAGTTTGACTGGACGGGCAAGGCGGCGTTCAACGCTGAGAAGCTCGTCGACTGGAaggtcgacggcaagaaggcTGGCTACGTCAAGTCGCATGGCCCGCTGACTGTGAGTGTGGAGTTAAGCCTGCCTGCTAACCAACCCCCCAGTTCCTCAAGATCCTCGACGCAGGCCACATGGTCCCGATGGACCAGCCTGCCAACTCTGCGGCCTTCTTGAAGGCCTGGCTGGATAACGGCGTCGTGGAGTAGTAGTGTGTGACCCTTTGTCGATCCGAGGCACTAGTCTGAAGATGAATGCAAAACAGTGTGCGACGTTGCCCAGGGCTGGGGGGATCACCGTGGCGTCGTAGTGGACTGAGGCCCAGCTATCTATGtacagagagagagagagtggcGACAGGCAGGGCACCGAATCGCGCCGGTTCTGCGTCTGGTCGCAGTCAACCATTCTCGGCACCGGCACAGGGGGTCTGGGGTAGTCAGTGAGAAGGGATTCCAGCTCGATGGTCCGTCGCCACTGCGCGCGGCCCACGCACCCGGTATGGAGCGCGACGTCCGTTTCGGCAACCGCAGGTGTGCAGCGTCAGCAACCCCGTCGGGCTGGGCGTGCACCCCGTCCGTCTCCACCGACTCGGCTGTGGTGAGATGCCTGACGAGGCGCTGTGTCCCGATCCATTACTCCTGCacccgaggacgaggacctgTCACACACTACAACGCGCGACAGGCCCGTTGCCAAACGGCAGGGGAAGGCATCCATCGGTGGACCCCGTGCAGACGATCTGCAGCATGTGGAGACAAGGTTACAAGGTTACAAGGGCTCTCGGCACACTCGGGTGAAATTGTCCGCGGGTTCGGCAGCACCCTCAAAGGCAGCAGGAGCACACCAGTCACAGTGAAAATTACGGCATACCCTCGTGGAGCTCAAACGCCAGGAGAGCAGCCAGCAaccaaggcaaggcaaggacgtcagcggcggcgactccaggggacgacgatgcgcgcgcACCACAGCACAGGATCGGTTTAGTACGTAGGTTGAGATGCTTGAtgcgggcgcgcgagccgacACACGAGTAccctccctctctccctTCCCCAGCCACCTTTATCGTCGGCCACTACCGCGGCTCTGGTGTCAGAGCCAAGAAACCGACATGCAGGGAGTGTGCTGAATCAGTGTCCTGGGCACTAACGATTGTTCCTGTTCCTGCGTGTTACACCAGAAAGGGGTGTGTGTTTGGTGCAGCGTTGATGCCAGCCAGAGCTTTCACACCCTGCAACTCCCACACCTCGTGCTGCTCTCAtgcagctgctcctcgctgccAAGGAGCCCGCGGCCACGAATAAAAGGCGCAGCACACCGCGCTCTTGGCCTCTGTTTCCCATCCCACCTGCAAGCTAGCCTCGCTGACCAAAACTTCATTGTAGCTCGCCACCTTTCAGTCACTGGTTGACCTCCTTCACCATGTCCGCTCCCCGTATCGACACTCCCCCTGCGTCCGACCacgacacggcgtcggcgcatACCCCCGAAAAGGCGCAGCAcatcgccgacgacaaggccatcCACGAGGGCCGCTCGGCTGCCGACAACGCCTCGCTCATCTCCGACACGACCCTCATCGCCCAGCAGGAGGGCATCAAGCCGGCTTTCCTCGCCAAGGTGCAGGTGCTTAACAATGCGCTCGCAGAGATTGGCATGGGACGTTACCAGTACGAGCTCTTCTTCTCGGGCGGCTTTGGCTGGTTTGCCGACAACATCTGTGAGTAGAACGAGCTGTGGAGTGGCAGGGAAGTAGAGTGGCTGGCCGGCCTTGTGCTACGGTGTGCTGTGCGTTGCCTTGCCCGCCGCAGACGTCACTGGCgtccgccgaggcgggcacTTGGCGTGTGCCGATGCAGGGCGGCGAAAAAAAGTGACCGTGATTGCTGCTGTGCATtcaggtggtggtggccaggAGGGCAGGCGAGGGAGCGACAGAGGGAGGGTCAGGCGAAAATGCCACCTGGTGGTCGCACACCTTGCCCTCCCCCCGTCCCCCCTGCCCTGATCTCGATCCAAACCGTTTCAGCGCTGACAAGGCCAGGGCTCCAGGGAATCTCAATTATCATGCCGTCGGTTTCGTACGAGTGGCGTGGCCAGCCGATGGTCGCCCTCGCAAGTCTGTCGCTCTACGTCggcctcatcctcggcgccttcTTCTGGGGCTGCTCGTGCGACATTGTTGGGTGAGTAGCGAGCGCGTTGGGATATGCGGGGAGAACTAGCAGTATACCATTCCCGGAGCCACCCTGCAACCTGGTAACCAGGTGACGACCTTGTCCGGGCCGCACATAGTGCCTGGAGGGgttgggctggggctggggtgAGGTGCAGTGGTGCAGCGTGCAtacgctgctgctgcactgcaCACGCAGCAGACCacgtgcagcgcggcgtacTCTCCTCGCACTCCAGATTGCGTTGTCGCTCCACAGAGCTGACGCGCGCCCAGACGCCGTATCGCGTGGAACTCGACCCTgctcatcggcggcgtgttCGGCGCGGCAGCCGGCGGTGCCAACAACTTTACGACGTTCTGCGCGATGATCGCGCTCACCGGCttcggcgtgggcggcaaCCTGCCCGTCGACGGCACCATGTTCCTCGAGTTCCTGCCCGGCTCGCACCAGTACCTGCTCACGCTGCTGTCCATCTGGTGGGCCATCGGTcaggtcgtcgcgtcgctcaTTGCCTGGGGCTTCATCGCGCGCTGGGGCTGCGCACCGCCCGCCAAGGGCGAGTGGTgcaccaaggccgacaacATGGGCTGGAGGTACACTTACATCACGCTCGGGTGCATGATGATCTTCCTGTGGCTCGTCcgcttcctcgtcctccccgtGTACGAGTCGCCCAAGTTCC
Encoded proteins:
- the YNR064C gene encoding putative hydrolase: MSTTTYHSVHLAVRQGIDLAYAEAGDRTAPTLILLHGFPTSSNQYRHLIPCLSDKYHVLAPDLPGFGSTVVHGDSSNLTFSDLADALEGFVDALGVKTFAVYIFDYGAPTALRFALRRPGAITALISQNGNAYTEGLGDFWAPVKALWATERGTPAFDAALAPLAGVLTLEATKAQYTGHGTPADRLDRIDPATYTLDYYQNLAGHADTQVSLFYDYRNNVGLYPQFQAWLRDSRVPVLAVWGAGDEIFVPAGAEAFKRDAADAEVHLLDGGHFLLETHVDEVAALIRAFLERIKFGAA
- the mfs1_3 gene encoding MFS siderochrome iron transporter 1, translated to MSAPRIDTPPASDHDTASAHTPEKAQHIADDKAIHEGRSAADNASLISDTTLIAQQEGIKPAFLAKVQVLNNALAEIGMGRYQYELFFSGGFGWFADNIWLQGISIIMPSVSYEWRGQPMVALASLSLYVGLILGAFFWGCSCDIVGRRIAWNSTLLIGGVFGAAAGGANNFTTFCAMIALTGFGVGGNLPVDGTMFLEFLPGSHQYLLTLLSIWWAIGQVVASLIAWGFIARWGCAPPAKGEWCTKADNMGWRYTYITLGCMMIFLWLVRFLVLPVYESPKFLASIGKDEAAVEVIHKIAKRNGVNVSITVEDLKAAAEPYLTAEEKEASTIQEKPFTTMELLKNSLHELSFEKISTLFCNRRLAYSSSLIIFCYAALGLAYPLYNQFLGLYLAARGAELGSTSVNATYASYTYQAACGIPGSIVACMFVQVPRAGRKVAMAVFTLGAGVFLFALTAAKNQVQINALTCIASFFENAFYGVIFGYAPELFPTPSRGTGDALCATAMRVTGIFAPVIHMWSKAGDTPNGPVYASASIFVLTGLVMFLLPVETRGKTAL
- the CPY1_2 gene encoding Carboxypeptidase Y, producing MRAHLLALLLPLAGAFRIPFADEVDSFASLLVDETHGGADTVLSPASDITLESITDDFHVLVSAEHPRHKVRIKSTTGWCDPHARSYSGYLDVGYGKELYFAYFESRRDPSSDPVMMWINGGPGGSSAMGLYGELGPCTVNPGAKNLNDTTPNPHSWNNEANIFFLDQPISVGFSHAHNGQEVSNTPQAAKDVVAFIQIFFETFKELEGRALHLSGESYGGRYLPVFASAVHDANAGLVAAGKTPINLQSVLIGNGLPDLYSMLESFQPLGCTPQEGVNGTILNIEQCIALRSNTAKCLQLSTKHCLDTHDPVDCGIAFDYCMIQVFSASTWVHLNPYDARLHCFPGEPGCYAFMSDIEKYLNLPDVQLKLGIPKGYKYSMMTPELGARFFLQQDWTYKTWEYVAELLERGVRVLNFVGMVDWVCNHIGQEIWIEKFDWTGKAAFNAEKLVDWKVDGKKAGYVKSHGPLTFLKILDAGHMVPMDQPANSAAFLKAWLDNGVVE
- the asaE_16 gene encoding MFS transporter asaE, with translation MSTTATIVNDSNHHHLAPHARRHHHHHRTPSPVPPVPAPDVVSFFDPASAGGGGPLVRIATAHSEREREQQRRAGGGALGMTPMPDGSVAPAEKTTRGEEPAAGGMAASIDDEKNLGADAEQAKPDDDACDECASNDAEEHVYPDGGYGWVVVVCCLTLSALTNGWGMNYGVWQQYYADSPKYSHYPNAVVALIGSLQGLRVLIIGAVICWLALFSAAFSHNLASLVVTQGLLLGAGQGMIVPLFMSLPSQWFFKRRGLASGITLGGAGLGGGVSTLVVRRLLTAVGGDKTLLIYSFINLVFMAIAIGLIRTRPHSPEAQATRGPWINRAVLSRSEFWAIALSLFVGVIGYGGPFVFLPQWMSLHFPTLSPGQVTVPLTIMGFTVCVGRSGVGLVADYIGPMNTYILVLVFSGVTQYALWLTAKSFAAACVFGLMYGLVAPGYLGLLPQIVVTVFGPNALASNVGLLLLFAGPGMVVSAALGGAMFDATGRTDMKWMIVVMGGLQIFAGVLACWARVKASRAVWAKI